In the Deinococcus roseus genome, GGGTTCCGGCAGGTGGATGGTAAATCAGGCTGACCCGCACTTCTGTTCCCCTGCCCTGGGGAGCGGCCCTGAATTCCACATAACCCTCGTTGGGAACAATGGATCCTTCCACAGACCGCCAGGCAATTCTTTCACCGGGAGCATCTTCCACAATGTCTGCATCCCAGGAAACATGGGTTCCTGCAGGGGCTTTTGCCACCCAGTGGGAGCGGGTTTGTGTTTCTTCTTTCACGGACTCCAGGTGGCTCATGAAGCGTGGAAGGTTTTCAAATTTGCGCCAGAAGGCGTACAGCTGTTCCACAGGAAGGCCAATGGTCACTGCTTTGTCAACTTTGATGTCGTTGCTCTCGGTGCGTCGAATTTTGGCAAGGGTGTTGTAAGGGCTTTTGCCCATGGCTGCACTGGACACCATGATGGCTCCGGCACTGCTGAGGAAAGCCCTGACCCTGCCCGTCCTCTGCAGGCCCAGCAGGATCAAACCTGCCCCCAGGCCTCCCACAACAATGCGTTC is a window encoding:
- a CDS encoding SRPBCC family protein is translated as MTALKPNTQRISIKNASPAERIVVGGLGAGLILLGLQRTGRVRAFLSSAGAIMVSSAAMGKSPYNTLAKIRRTESNDIKVDKAVTIGLPVEQLYAFWRKFENLPRFMSHLESVKEETQTRSHWVAKAPAGTHVSWDADIVEDAPGERIAWRSVEGSIVPNEGYVEFRAAPQGRGTEVRVSLIYHPPAGTLGAGVARLFGEEPAQQVEHDLRRLKRLLEVGLEPTTEGQSSGRKGLLSEGLAKLFDNGRTS